The genomic interval TTAGAATTTAGAGCTTAGGATTTAACGCCTAAGATTTAGGGTTTAAGATTTAATTAATAATTTAATTTGTCATTAGGATGACAGCAAAAAATATGGCTTTAATCAAATGGACCCCATTCTTTCCCGAAGCTTCGGGATTTGAGGACATGGACAAGATGTTCTCGGAACTTACCCCGGCTCTTTGGGGCGGGCGGAACGGCTTTACCCCGGCGGTTGATATTTATGAGGATAAAAATAATGTTATCGTGGAAACCCAGCTGGCGGGCGTAGATTTGGAAAACGTTAAGATTTCTATTGAAAACGATGTGCTTTGCATCAAAGGCGAAGGCGAGAAAAAGTCCGAGGTGGAAGACAAGAATTATTACCGCAAAGAAATCAGGCGCGGCAGTTTCTACCGAAGCGTGGCTTTGCCGGCTCATGTGGCGGGCGAAAAGGCGAGCGCCGAAGCGATTGACGGCGTTTTAAAGATTTCTATTCCGAAAGCGGTTGGCGGTAAGCCGAAGACGATTAAGATTAAAACGCGTAACGCATAACGTGGAACACATAACGCATAACGTGTAACGCACAACACGTAACTTGAAACGCGCAACATACTCTTTTCTGTCATTCCCGCGAAAGCGGGAATCCAGGGTTAAGTGATAGAAATATGGATATAGAGAAATCTTAACAGGCGGAGTGCTTGCAATTAGGCGAAGCTCCACCATAAATAATATGGAAGAAGAAAAATATAAAATTTTGAATTCTTATTATGCTAGATTAGTAGGAATTAGAGCTGGTTTTCCTAATAGTTCAATAAGACAAGAAATAGTAACGGATTATAACAATTTAGTAGATAATATTTCAAAAACTCTGGAGATTGAAATGAATGATTTTAAAATACCTGGATCCTCATTTTATCCTCCGCAGAGTTATCAAAATTTTGGTTCATACGATAGAGGTGTAAGTAAATTTAAAATAGAACAGCTGCTTTCATATTTGGAAATAAGTTTTGGATTAGGCGAAAAAGTTCAGGAAATAGGAAGTTTAATTAATGCAATTAAAGATCAAGATTTAAGGGATAGGTGTTTTGATTTGTTAAGTGCATCATCAAATTTTGATAGAGTTATTAATCAAGCCACCTTAATTCTGGAAGATAGAATCAGAGTAAAATCCCAGGTAAAAGATAAATTAGAAGGCGTGAAGCTAGTAAATACAGTTTTGAACCCTAATTTATCAAAAACAATACTAAAAGTTAGTAGCGATGAGGATGGACATAGAGGCATTTGTGATATTTGTAGGGGGGTAATGTCGTCATTCAGAAATTCCACACACCACCATTTATCTGATAAATTTTCTAGAGAAGATGCACTTAAATTTTGTGGTTTTATTGATATTTTATTAAATATTATTGATAATTCGACAATTAACAAATGACCCCTGGATTCCCGCTTTCGCGGGAATGACAGAGGAGACAAATTAAAATAATTAATTCGTCATTTCTTTTTTTTGTCATTCCGGCCTCCGAGCCGGAATCTAGGGTTCAGCGAAACCATTTCTGGATTCCCGCTTTCGCGGGAATGACGGAGAGATGGCAATAAGAATAAAATTTATGGGAAAAATATTAGGTATTGATTTAGGCACGACCAACAGTGCCATGGCGATTATTGAAGGCGGAAAGCCGAAAATTTTAGAAAATGCGGAAGGGGCCAGAACCACGCCGTCTACTGTGGCGATTTCCAAAAACGGCGAACGCCTAGTCGGGCAAACCGCCAAACGACAGGCCGTTACCAATCCGGAAAACACGGTTTATGCGGTGAAGCGCTTAATCGGCCGGCATTTTAACGATGAAGAAGTGCAAAGGGATGTGAAAAATGCTTCTTACAAAATCGTTCAGGCCGGGGAAGGCGTAAAGGTGAAAATGGCGGATAAAGAATATACGCCGCAGGAAGTTTCAGCCATGATTTTATCTAAATTAAAAGCCGATGCCGAAGCGAAATTGGGAGAAAAAATTACCGAGGCGATTATTACCGTGCCGGCTTATTTTAACGACTCGCAAAGGCAGGCCACCAAAGATGCCGGGAAAATCGCAGGCTTTGACGTAAAA from Patescibacteria group bacterium carries:
- a CDS encoding Hsp20/alpha crystallin family protein, translating into MALIKWTPFFPEASGFEDMDKMFSELTPALWGGRNGFTPAVDIYEDKNNVIVETQLAGVDLENVKISIENDVLCIKGEGEKKSEVEDKNYYRKEIRRGSFYRSVALPAHVAGEKASAEAIDGVLKISIPKAVGGKPKTIKIKTRNA
- a CDS encoding TIGR02391 family protein, which translates into the protein MEEEKYKILNSYYARLVGIRAGFPNSSIRQEIVTDYNNLVDNISKTLEIEMNDFKIPGSSFYPPQSYQNFGSYDRGVSKFKIEQLLSYLEISFGLGEKVQEIGSLINAIKDQDLRDRCFDLLSASSNFDRVINQATLILEDRIRVKSQVKDKLEGVKLVNTVLNPNLSKTILKVSSDEDGHRGICDICRGVMSSFRNSTHHHLSDKFSREDALKFCGFIDILLNIIDNSTINK